The following coding sequences are from one Nicotiana tabacum cultivar K326 chromosome 1, ASM71507v2, whole genome shotgun sequence window:
- the LOC107775751 gene encoding acetylornithine deacetylase-like encodes MPTVKQILGDLNKESFISLLRKLIGESKYVQNNPPELIPEEDRIVNHVLDTLLPYSTTTGGGPLVINHVTYKPKRGNLIVEYPGTQPGNILSFVGMHMDVVTANPCDWDFDPFSLSIDGDKLRGRGTTDCLGHVALVAELMRRLGETKQQLKSTVVAVFIASEENSSIPGVGVDALVKGGLLDKLKQGPLFWIDTADKQPCIGTGGSIPWKLHVTGKLFHSGLAHKAINPLELAMEALKEIQSRFYRDFPAHPKEQVYEFATPSTMKPTQWFYPGGGINQIPAECTVSGDVRLTPFYSVSDAMKKLQEYVDDINANIDKLDCRGPVSKYVLPDENLRGRITISFDEASSGVACDLNSRGFHVLCKATEEEVGHVKPYSITGTLPLIRDLQDEGFDVQTSGYGLMATYHAKNEYCLLSDMCQGYRVFASVISQLEDRYEV; translated from the exons ATGCCTACTGTAAAGCAGATTTTGGGTGATCTGAACAAAGAGTCATTCATTAGCCTTTTGAGGAAATTAATTGGTGAGTCCAAATATGTACAGAACAACCCACCGGAGCTAATCCCGGAGGAAGACAGGATTGTGAATCACGTTCTTGATACCCTTCTTCCTTATAGCACCACCACCGGCGGCGGCCCACTTGTCATCAATCATGTTACTTATAAGCCTAAAAGGGGTAATCTTATTGTGGAGTACCCGGGTACTCAGCCTGGAAATATCTTGTCTTTTGTTGGTATGCATATGGATGTTGTCACTGCTAACCCTTGTGATTGG GATTTTGATCCTTTTTCATTGAGCATTGATGGTGATAAACTTCGGGGACGTGGAACTACTGATTGTTTGGGTCATGTGGCTCTTGTTGCGGAGCTTATGAGGCGGCTTGGAGAGACAAAACAACAGTTGAAATCCACGGTAGTTGCTGTTTTCATAGCCAGTGAAGAGAACTCATCTATCCCTGGGGTTGGTGTGGATGCATTAGTGAAGGGTGGATTGCTTGACAAGTTAAAGCAAGGCCCTCT ATTCTGGATCGATACAGCAGATAAACAGCCGTGCATTGGTACTGGTGGCAGTATACCTTGGAAACTGCATGTAACCGGAAAGCTTTTTCACAGTGGTCTTGCCCACAAG GCTATCAATCCTCTGGAGCTTGCAATGGAAGCACTCAAAGAAATTCAGTCCCGCTTCTATCGAGATTTCCCTGCCCATCCTAAAGAGCAAGTTTATGAATTTGCTACACCATCGACGATGAAACCAACTCAGTGGTTTT ATCCTGGGGGAGGAATCAACCAAATTCCTGCTGAGTGCACTGTTTCTGGAGATGTTAG ATTGACTCCATTTTACAG TGTATCAGATGCTATGAAGAAATTACAAgaatatgttgatgatataaatgCCAACATTGACAAACTTGATTGTCGAGGCCCTGTTTCAAAATATGTCCTGCCAGATGAGAACTTAAGGGGCAG AATCACTATAAGTTTTGACGAAGCTTCGTCTGGAGTTGCTTGTGATCTCAATTCTCGGGGCTTTCATGTGCTATGCAAAGCTACTGAAGAGGAAGTTGGGCATGTAAAACCATATTCTATAACTGGTACTTTGCCATTGATAAGAGATCTGCAG GATGAAGGTTTTGATGTTCAAACTTCTGGCTACG GCTTAATGGCTACATACCATGCAAAGAATGAATATTGTCTACTGTCAGATATGTGCCAAGGTTACCGCGTCTTTGCAAGTGTCATCTCACAGCTGGAAGATAGATATGAGGTTTGA